A portion of the Sphingobacterium spiritivorum genome contains these proteins:
- a CDS encoding Hsp20/alpha crystallin family protein codes for MALLKFPTKAVNTDAVNPFVNSVFDNLFNDSFITDRLVTRVPAVNIAEAEDSFQIELAAPGLQKSDFKINVDKNMMTISAEKTSETETEQKLFSKREFNYSSFTRSFTLPDTVDYSNIDASYENGILVVRVGKKEEAIVAKRLIEVK; via the coding sequence ATGGCATTATTAAAATTCCCTACAAAAGCAGTAAATACAGATGCAGTAAATCCATTTGTAAATTCAGTTTTCGATAATTTATTTAACGATTCCTTTATTACAGATCGATTGGTGACTCGCGTTCCGGCAGTGAATATTGCAGAAGCAGAAGATTCTTTTCAAATTGAACTGGCTGCTCCGGGATTGCAGAAGTCTGATTTTAAGATCAATGTAGATAAAAATATGATGACTATCTCTGCTGAAAAAACTTCAGAGACAGAAACAGAACAAAAATTATTCAGTAAAAGAGAATTTAACTATTCATCCTTTACACGTTCCTTTACATTACCTGATACTGTAGATTACAGCAACATTGACGCTTCTTATGAAAATGGTATTTTGGTTGTACGAGTGGGTAAGAAAGAAGAAGCAATTGTTGCTAAGAGATTGATTGAAGTAAAATAA
- a CDS encoding dihydroneopterin aldolase encodes MATRIQTIAINDARFYAPVGYYAEEIVTGNEFLVDIEVSYPYKVQSEDELANTLNYEQLYAVAAKVMKQKRKLIESAVEEILETIVSQFDFVEQVNVSITKVNPLFGGDRANSRIALSYSK; translated from the coding sequence ATGGCTACACGTATACAGACTATTGCGATCAATGATGCCCGGTTTTATGCTCCTGTTGGTTATTACGCAGAGGAAATTGTGACTGGAAACGAGTTTTTAGTCGATATTGAAGTGAGCTATCCTTATAAAGTACAGTCGGAAGATGAACTTGCAAATACATTGAACTATGAACAATTGTATGCTGTAGCTGCAAAGGTAATGAAGCAAAAAAGAAAGTTAATAGAGTCCGCAGTTGAGGAAATACTTGAAACGATAGTTTCTCAATTTGATTTTGTTGAGCAGGTGAATGTTTCGATTACCAAGGTTAATCCTCTTTTCGGCGGAGATCGGGCTAATTCCCGAATAGCACTCTCTTATTCCAAATAA